DNA sequence from the Tachysurus fulvidraco isolate hzauxx_2018 chromosome 1, HZAU_PFXX_2.0, whole genome shotgun sequence genome:
TGCTTGGATGACTGGCAGCAGCCTGAGAAAACATTCCTCTGACCTTTCATAATTATTAAGATTAATCTCCTCCAGCTTTTCTTCTGATTTCAACAACAGAAAGACCAAAGCTGACCACTGCGCTGGAGAGAACCTGACTCCAGTCAGACGTTGGAAACCTTTTCGGTTCAAGTACATCTGGACTTCCTGGACTAGAGACTggtcattcagttcattcagacaatggaacagattgatggattcctctggagatggattctccctgattTTCTCTTTGATGTACGTGACGATTTCTTCTCGGCTGCGAGAGCTTTCGGATGGTGTTATAAAACCACGGAGCAGAGCCTGATTGGAATCCAGTGAGATCCCAAGAAGAAAGCGAAGGAAAAGGTCCAGATGTCCGTTCTTACTGTGTAAGGTCTTGTCTACAGCTTTTATGAGTAGGTCAGTCATGGCAGAGTTCCTGGAAACATCCGAGCGTTCAGTGTTGCTAAAAGagataaagacatttaaagcaGCAAGAAACTCCTGGACGCTGAGATGCACAAAGCAGTAAACCTTCCCCAGATAGAGTCCAGATTCCTGCCTGAAGATTTCGGTGCACATTCCCGAGTACACGGACACTTCCCTGATGTCTATGCCACAATCCATGAGGTCGTCcgcatagaagatcaggttgcCTTGTTTCAGTTGCTCCAAAGCAAGTTTTCCTAAAGCGACAATTCTGTCTCGAGTTTGGTGGAAATCCATTTCAGAGTTCTCATTGTACCTTTGATTCCACTGTTTAGTCTGATAGATCAGGAAGTATATGAACATTTGCGTCAGAGACTTTGGGATGTCTTCGCTCCCCGCCTCAGTCAACATCCGCTCTAGAACAGTTGCTgtaatccagcagaagactgggatgtggcacatgatgtacAGGCTCCTTGTGGACCTCAGGTATGTAATGATCCTGTTGGCCAGGCCTTGGCTAcggatcctcttcctgaagtactcctctttctgacCATCGCTGAACCCTCGTACTTCCGTAACCCGGTCGACACAGTCAGGAGGGATTTGATGGGCTGCTGCAGGTCGAGAcgttatccagaggagagcagacgGGATTAGATTCCCCTTGATCAGATTTGTCAACAACACATCCAGTAAGGCAGGTTTTGATCCATCGCGCAAGATCTCGTTGTTCTGGAAATCCAAAGGAAGACGAgtctcatccagaccatcaaagataaACAGAACTTTGTACGCTGCATAATCATGTAAATCTGATGTTTCCGGAAAAAAGTGATAAAGAAGATCCATCAAACTGAGCTTTTTCTCCTTCATAAAATTCAGCTCCCTAAACGGAAGTGGAAATATGAAGTGGATGTCATTGTTCTCAtttccttcagcccagtccacaATGAACTTCTGCACTGAGATGGTCTTTCcgattccagcaactcctttggTCAACACGGTCCTGACGGACGCTTTTGGTCCGGGTAAAGGTTTAAAGACGTCACTGCATTTGATTGGGATGTCTTTACTTCCTGGTCTTACAGCTTCGTCCTCGATCTGTCTCACTTCATGTTCGCTGTTGATCTTTCCCCTATCACcttctgtgatgtagagctctgtgAAGATCTCGGTGAGAAGTTTGGAGTTTCCATGTTTTAAAAGTCTTTCGTTGATGCTCTGGAATTTTCTCCTCAGAGTACATTTTAAGTTCTTCTGGCACACGGGGATCATTTCTAATGAGCACAAAGGACAGTAACTAGAAATCTACTGTTGActtaaagtgtttattgtttttttgcttgtggAAAATTTGATGTTGACTCTCTTACTGTTCTGTAGTGTGGCGGCATGGTCATAAAGTTTCATGTTCCTGAGAACATGCAGGGTGATTTTCAGTACCGCCTCCTGGACACTGTTCTGCGCTGTTTCATCTTTCACCTCCCTCTCAGAGAATGCTGAGTGAGACAGACTCAACAACCTCCTGAATCTCGTCAACTCTTCCTTCATCAGATCGATGACCTTGAGCTTGACCTCCTGAAAGAAGTCATTTcgattattttaattttgtatgcgagtgggaaagaggtaaagaagcgagtgcaggcaggttggagtgggtggagaaaggtgtcaggagttctgtgtgataggaaaatatcagcgagaatcaaggggaaggtgtacaggacagtggtgagaccggccatgctgtatggtttagagacggtgtcactgaagaagagacaggagtcagagctagaggtagccgagctgaagatgttgaggttctctttgggagtgacaaggttggacaggattaggaacgagtgcatcagagggacagctcatgttggacgtttgggggacaaagttagggaggccagattaagatggtttggacatgttcagaggagggagagtgtgtatatcggtaggagaatgatggccaggcaggaggcaaagaggaaggccaaagaggaggtatatggatgtaattaatgaggatatgaagctagtgggtgcaagtgttcaggatgcagaagatagggataggtggagagagatgattcgctgtggagatccctgaagggaaaagctgaaagaagaagaagtatcaGAAGATGcgtctaaaataaaaaaggcgATCGTGttgtatatttacagtaacTCCCGTC
Encoded proteins:
- the LOC113651875 gene encoding NACHT, LRR and PYD domains-containing protein 12-like isoform X7, translating into MSREQPFGFQKEDTIPRSRSQEPSCVSMKSNRSIEQPVPVQNEDSFTWSSDKRGRTEVFSEKRLDIFKEVKLKVIDLMKEELTRFRRLLSLSHSAFSEREVKDETAQNSVQEAVLKITLHVLRNMKLYDHAATLQNKMIPVCQKNLKCTLRRKFQSINERLLKHGNSKLLTEIFTELYITEGDRGKINSEHEVRQIEDEAVRPGSKDIPIKCSDVFKPLPGPKASVRTVLTKGVAGIGKTISVQKFIVDWAEGNENNDIHFIFPLPFRELNFMKEKKLSLMDLLYHFFPETSDLHDYAAYKVLFIFDGLDETRLPLDFQNNEILRDGSKPALLDVLLTNLIKGNLIPSALLWITSRPAAAHQIPPDCVDRVTEVRGFSDGQKEEYFRKRIRSQGLANRIITYLRSTRSLYIMCHIPVFCWITATVLERMLTEAGSEDIPKSLTQMFIYFLIYQTKQWNQRYNENSEMDFHQTRDRIVALGKLALEQLKQGNLIFYADDLMDCGIDIREVSVYSGMCTEIFRQESGLYLGKVYCFVHLSVQEFLAALNVFISFSNTERSDVSRNSAMTDLLIKAVDKTLHSKNGHLDLFLRFLLGISLDSNQALLRGFITPSESSRSREEIVTYIKEKIRENPSPEESINLFHCLNELNDQSLVQEVQMYLNRKGFQRLTGVRFSPAQWSALVFLLLKSEEKLEEINLNNYERSEECFLRLLPVIQASRKAVLCWCRLTLTSCKELASALSSTSSNLRELDLSNNHVYDAGVNLLSKALKDPNCKLESLKLCGCNITEKSCGRLASAFNCSRLNRLNLSNSMLKDEGIEMLCGALDNPSCKLESLKLSCCNLTEQSCAFLASAFSSNHLCLRELNLSNNTLRDSGVKMFAVVYSKLEVLKLRACRLTKKSCSALNSFLNSASSGIRLLDLINNNLRDSVMEMISAVEMKPRSKLQTLRLPGCSLTQRSCLVLEILLSAKLTELDLGRNDLCDSGVKLLSDGLKNMSCKLKTLKLFNCEVTGKACAALVSALMLNPSHLRELNLGGNDLTKSALNLLLALVQDTFCALEKLDSGIQNA
- the LOC113651875 gene encoding NACHT, LRR and PYD domains-containing protein 3-like isoform X8; this translates as MILSSTKDLKKRVSAAGAYLKRDWSREQPINLPMEESSSHTQFPEPGCVSVKSDMSREQPVGFQKEDTIPRSRSQEPSCVSMKSNRSIEQPVPVQNEDSFTWSSDKRGRTEVFSEKRLDIFKEVKLKVIDLMKEELTRFRRLLSLSHSAFSEREVKDETAQNSVQEAVLKITLHVLRNMKLYDHAATLQNKMIPVCQKNLKCTLRRKFQSINERLLKHGNSKLLTEIFTELYITEGDRGKINSEHEVRQIEDEAVRPGSKDIPIKCSDVFKPLPGPKASVRTVLTKGVAGIGKTISVQKFIVDWAEGNENNDIHFIFPLPFRELNFMKEKKLSLMDLLYHFFPETSDLHDYAAYKVLFIFDGLDETRLPLDFQNNEILRDGSKPALLDVLLTNLIKGNLIPSALLWITSRPAAAHQIPPDCVDRVTEVRGFSDGQKEEYFRKRIRSQGLANRIITYLRSTRSLYIMCHIPVFCWITATVLERMLTEAGSEDIPKSLTQMFIYFLIYQTKQWNQRYNENSEMDFHQTRDRIVALGKLALEQLKQGNLIFYADDLMDCGIDIREVSVYSGMCTEIFRQESGLYLGKVYCFVHLSVQEFLAALNVFISFSNTERSDVSRNSAMTDLLIKAVDKTLHSKNGHLDLFLRFLLGISLDSNQALLRGFITPSESSRSREEIVTYIKEKIRENPSPEESINLFHCLNELNDQSLVQEVQMYLNRKGFQRLTGVRFSPAQWSALVFLLLKSEEKLEEINLNNYERSEECFLRLLPVIQASRKAVLCWCRLTLTSCKELASALSSTSSNLRELDLSNNHVYDAGVNLLSKALKDPNCKLESLKLCGCNITEKSCGRLASAFNCSRLNRLNLSNSMLKDEGIEMLCGALDNPSCKLESLKLSCCNLTEQSCAFLASAFSSNHLCLRELNLSNNTLRDSGVKMFAVVYSKLEVLKLRACRLTKKSCSALNSFLNSASSGIRLLDLINNNLRDSVMEMISAVEMKPRSKLQTLRLPGCSLTQRSCLVLEILLSAKLTELDLGRNDLCDSGVKLLSDGLKNMSCKLKTLNSGIQNA
- the LOC113651875 gene encoding NACHT, LRR and PYD domains-containing protein 3-like isoform X10, encoding MILSSTKDLKKRVSAAGAYLKRDWSREQPINLPMEESSSHTQFPEPGCVSVKSDMSREQPVGFQKEDTIPRSRSQEPSCVSMKSNRSIEQPVPVQNEDSFTWSSDKRGRTEVFSEKRLDIFKEVKLKVIDLMKEELTRFRRLLSLSHSAFSEREVKDETAQNSVQEAVLKITLHVLRNMKLYDHAATLQNKMIPVCQKNLKCTLRRKFQSINERLLKHGNSKLLTEIFTELYITEGDRGKINSEHEVRQIEDEAVRPGSKDIPIKCSDVFKPLPGPKASVRTVLTKGVAGIGKTISVQKFIVDWAEGNENNDIHFIFPLPFRELNFMKEKKLSLMDLLYHFFPETSDLHDYAAYKVLFIFDGLDETRLPLDFQNNEILRDGSKPALLDVLLTNLIKGNLIPSALLWITSRPAAAHQIPPDCVDRVTEVRGFSDGQKEEYFRKRIRSQGLANRIITYLRSTRSLYIMCHIPVFCWITATVLERMLTEAGSEDIPKSLTQMFIYFLIYQTKQWNQRYNENSEMDFHQTRDRIVALGKLALEQLKQGNLIFYADDLMDCGIDIREVSVYSGMCTEIFRQESGLYLGKVYCFVHLSVQEFLAALNVFISFSNTERSDVSRNSAMTDLLIKAVDKTLHSKNGHLDLFLRFLLGISLDSNQALLRGFITPSESSRSREEIVTYIKEKIRENPSPEESINLFHCLNELNDQSLVQEVQMYLNRKGFQRLTGVRFSPAQWSALVFLLLKSEEKLEEINLNNYERSEECFLRLLPVIQASRKAVLCWCRLTLTSCKELASALSSTSSNLRELDLSNNHVYDAGVNLLSKALKDPNCKLESLKLCGCNITEKSCGRLASAFNCSRLNRLNLSNSMLKDEGIEMLCGALDNPSCKLESLKLSCCNLTEQSCAFLASAFSSNHLCLRELNLSNNTLRDSGVKMFAVVYSKLEVLKLRACRLTKKSCSALNSFLNSASSGIRLLDLINNNLRDSVMEMISAVEMKPRSKLQTLRLPGCSLTQRSCLVLEILLSAKLTELDLGRNDLCDSGVKLLSDGLKNMSCKLKTLK
- the LOC113651875 gene encoding NACHT, LRR and PYD domains-containing protein 12-like isoform X11; translated protein: MKSNRSIEQPVPVQNEDSFTWSSDKRGRTEVFSEKRLDIFKEVKLKVIDLMKEELTRFRRLLSLSHSAFSEREVKDETAQNSVQEAVLKITLHVLRNMKLYDHAATLQNKMIPVCQKNLKCTLRRKFQSINERLLKHGNSKLLTEIFTELYITEGDRGKINSEHEVRQIEDEAVRPGSKDIPIKCSDVFKPLPGPKASVRTVLTKGVAGIGKTISVQKFIVDWAEGNENNDIHFIFPLPFRELNFMKEKKLSLMDLLYHFFPETSDLHDYAAYKVLFIFDGLDETRLPLDFQNNEILRDGSKPALLDVLLTNLIKGNLIPSALLWITSRPAAAHQIPPDCVDRVTEVRGFSDGQKEEYFRKRIRSQGLANRIITYLRSTRSLYIMCHIPVFCWITATVLERMLTEAGSEDIPKSLTQMFIYFLIYQTKQWNQRYNENSEMDFHQTRDRIVALGKLALEQLKQGNLIFYADDLMDCGIDIREVSVYSGMCTEIFRQESGLYLGKVYCFVHLSVQEFLAALNVFISFSNTERSDVSRNSAMTDLLIKAVDKTLHSKNGHLDLFLRFLLGISLDSNQALLRGFITPSESSRSREEIVTYIKEKIRENPSPEESINLFHCLNELNDQSLVQEVQMYLNRKGFQRLTGVRFSPAQWSALVFLLLKSEEKLEEINLNNYERSEECFLRLLPVIQASRKAVLCWCRLTLTSCKELASALSSTSSNLRELDLSNNHVYDAGVNLLSKALKDPNCKLESLKLCGCNITEKSCGRLASAFNCSRLNRLNLSNSMLKDEGIEMLCGALDNPSCKLESLKLSCCNLTEQSCAFLASAFSSNHLCLRELNLSNNTLRDSGVKMFAVVYSKLEVLKLRACRLTKKSCSALNSFLNSASSGIRLLDLINNNLRDSVMEMISAVEMKPRSKLQTLRLPGCSLTQRSCLVLEILLSAKLTELDLGRNDLCDSGVKLLSDGLKNMSCKLKTLKLFNCEVTGKACAALVSALMLNPSHLRELNLGGNDLTKSALNLLLALVQDTFCALEKLDSGIQNA
- the LOC113651875 gene encoding NACHT, LRR and PYD domains-containing protein 12-like isoform X6, with protein sequence MSREQPVGFQKEDTIPRSRSQEPSCVSMKSNRSIEQPVPVQNEDSFTWSSDKRGRTEVFSEKRLDIFKEVKLKVIDLMKEELTRFRRLLSLSHSAFSEREVKDETAQNSVQEAVLKITLHVLRNMKLYDHAATLQNKMIPVCQKNLKCTLRRKFQSINERLLKHGNSKLLTEIFTELYITEGDRGKINSEHEVRQIEDEAVRPGSKDIPIKCSDVFKPLPGPKASVRTVLTKGVAGIGKTISVQKFIVDWAEGNENNDIHFIFPLPFRELNFMKEKKLSLMDLLYHFFPETSDLHDYAAYKVLFIFDGLDETRLPLDFQNNEILRDGSKPALLDVLLTNLIKGNLIPSALLWITSRPAAAHQIPPDCVDRVTEVRGFSDGQKEEYFRKRIRSQGLANRIITYLRSTRSLYIMCHIPVFCWITATVLERMLTEAGSEDIPKSLTQMFIYFLIYQTKQWNQRYNENSEMDFHQTRDRIVALGKLALEQLKQGNLIFYADDLMDCGIDIREVSVYSGMCTEIFRQESGLYLGKVYCFVHLSVQEFLAALNVFISFSNTERSDVSRNSAMTDLLIKAVDKTLHSKNGHLDLFLRFLLGISLDSNQALLRGFITPSESSRSREEIVTYIKEKIRENPSPEESINLFHCLNELNDQSLVQEVQMYLNRKGFQRLTGVRFSPAQWSALVFLLLKSEEKLEEINLNNYERSEECFLRLLPVIQASRKAVLCWCRLTLTSCKELASALSSTSSNLRELDLSNNHVYDAGVNLLSKALKDPNCKLESLKLCGCNITEKSCGRLASAFNCSRLNRLNLSNSMLKDEGIEMLCGALDNPSCKLESLKLSCCNLTEQSCAFLASAFSSNHLCLRELNLSNNTLRDSGVKMFAVVYSKLEVLKLRACRLTKKSCSALNSFLNSASSGIRLLDLINNNLRDSVMEMISAVEMKPRSKLQTLRLPGCSLTQRSCLVLEILLSAKLTELDLGRNDLCDSGVKLLSDGLKNMSCKLKTLKLFNCEVTGKACAALVSALMLNPSHLRELNLGGNDLTKSALNLLLALVQDTFCALEKLDSGIQNA
- the LOC113651875 gene encoding NACHT, LRR and PYD domains-containing protein 12-like isoform X1; the encoded protein is MILSSTKDLKKRVSAAGAYLKRDWSREQPINLPMEESSSHTQFPEPGCVSVKSDMSREQPVGFQKEDTIPRSRSQEPSCVSMKSNRSIEQPVPVQNEDSFTWSSDKRGRTEVFSEKRLDIFKEVKLKVIDLMKEELTRFRRLLSLSHSAFSEREVKDETAQNSVQEAVLKITLHVLRNMKLYDHAATLQNKMIPVCQKNLKCTLRRKFQSINERLLKHGNSKLLTEIFTELYITEGDRGKINSEHEVRQIEDEAVRPGSKDIPIKCSDVFKPLPGPKASVRTVLTKGVAGIGKTISVQKFIVDWAEGNENNDIHFIFPLPFRELNFMKEKKLSLMDLLYHFFPETSDLHDYAAYKVLFIFDGLDETRLPLDFQNNEILRDGSKPALLDVLLTNLIKGNLIPSALLWITSRPAAAHQIPPDCVDRVTEVRGFSDGQKEEYFRKRIRSQGLANRIITYLRSTRSLYIMCHIPVFCWITATVLERMLTEAGSEDIPKSLTQMFIYFLIYQTKQWNQRYNENSEMDFHQTRDRIVALGKLALEQLKQGNLIFYADDLMDCGIDIREVSVYSGMCTEIFRQESGLYLGKVYCFVHLSVQEFLAALNVFISFSNTERSDVSRNSAMTDLLIKAVDKTLHSKNGHLDLFLRFLLGISLDSNQALLRGFITPSESSRSREEIVTYIKEKIRENPSPEESINLFHCLNELNDQSLVQEVQMYLNRKGFQRLTGVRFSPAQWSALVFLLLKSEEKLEEINLNNYERSEECFLRLLPVIQASRKAVLCWCRLTLTSCKELASALSSTSSNLRELDLSNNHVYDAGVNLLSKALKDPNCKLESLKLCGCNITEKSCGRLASAFNCSRLNRLNLSNSMLKDEGIEMLCGALDNPSCKLESLKLSCCNLTEQSCAFLASAFSSNHLCLRELNLSNNTLRDSGVKMFAVVYSKLEVLKLRACRLTKKSCSALNSFLNSASSGIRLLDLINNNLRDSVMEMISAVEMKPRSKLQTLRLPGCSLTQRSCLVLEILLSAKLTELDLGRNDLCDSGVKLLSDGLKNMSCKLKTLKLFNCEVTGKACAALVSALMLNPSHLRELNLGGNDLTKSALNLLLALVQDTFCALEKLDSGIQNA
- the LOC113651875 gene encoding NACHT, LRR and PYD domains-containing protein 12-like isoform X4 encodes the protein MEESSSHTQFPEPGCVSVKSDMSREQPVGFQKEDTIPRSRSQEPSCVSMKSNRSIEQPVPVQNEDSFTWSSDKRGRTEVFSEKRLDIFKEVKLKVIDLMKEELTRFRRLLSLSHSAFSEREVKDETAQNSVQEAVLKITLHVLRNMKLYDHAATLQNKMIPVCQKNLKCTLRRKFQSINERLLKHGNSKLLTEIFTELYITEGDRGKINSEHEVRQIEDEAVRPGSKDIPIKCSDVFKPLPGPKASVRTVLTKGVAGIGKTISVQKFIVDWAEGNENNDIHFIFPLPFRELNFMKEKKLSLMDLLYHFFPETSDLHDYAAYKVLFIFDGLDETRLPLDFQNNEILRDGSKPALLDVLLTNLIKGNLIPSALLWITSRPAAAHQIPPDCVDRVTEVRGFSDGQKEEYFRKRIRSQGLANRIITYLRSTRSLYIMCHIPVFCWITATVLERMLTEAGSEDIPKSLTQMFIYFLIYQTKQWNQRYNENSEMDFHQTRDRIVALGKLALEQLKQGNLIFYADDLMDCGIDIREVSVYSGMCTEIFRQESGLYLGKVYCFVHLSVQEFLAALNVFISFSNTERSDVSRNSAMTDLLIKAVDKTLHSKNGHLDLFLRFLLGISLDSNQALLRGFITPSESSRSREEIVTYIKEKIRENPSPEESINLFHCLNELNDQSLVQEVQMYLNRKGFQRLTGVRFSPAQWSALVFLLLKSEEKLEEINLNNYERSEECFLRLLPVIQASRKAVLCWCRLTLTSCKELASALSSTSSNLRELDLSNNHVYDAGVNLLSKALKDPNCKLESLKLCGCNITEKSCGRLASAFNCSRLNRLNLSNSMLKDEGIEMLCGALDNPSCKLESLKLSCCNLTEQSCAFLASAFSSNHLCLRELNLSNNTLRDSGVKMFAVVYSKLEVLKLRACRLTKKSCSALNSFLNSASSGIRLLDLINNNLRDSVMEMISAVEMKPRSKLQTLRLPGCSLTQRSCLVLEILLSAKLTELDLGRNDLCDSGVKLLSDGLKNMSCKLKTLKLFNCEVTGKACAALVSALMLNPSHLRELNLGGNDLTKSALNLLLALVQDTFCALEKLDSGIQNA
- the LOC113651875 gene encoding NACHT, LRR and PYD domains-containing protein 12-like isoform X9, with product MILSSTKDLKKRVSAAGAYLKRDWSREQPINLPMEESSSHTHDKRGRTEVFSEKRLDIFKEVKLKVIDLMKEELTRFRRLLSLSHSAFSEREVKDETAQNSVQEAVLKITLHVLRNMKLYDHAATLQNKMIPVCQKNLKCTLRRKFQSINERLLKHGNSKLLTEIFTELYITEGDRGKINSEHEVRQIEDEAVRPGSKDIPIKCSDVFKPLPGPKASVRTVLTKGVAGIGKTISVQKFIVDWAEGNENNDIHFIFPLPFRELNFMKEKKLSLMDLLYHFFPETSDLHDYAAYKVLFIFDGLDETRLPLDFQNNEILRDGSKPALLDVLLTNLIKGNLIPSALLWITSRPAAAHQIPPDCVDRVTEVRGFSDGQKEEYFRKRIRSQGLANRIITYLRSTRSLYIMCHIPVFCWITATVLERMLTEAGSEDIPKSLTQMFIYFLIYQTKQWNQRYNENSEMDFHQTRDRIVALGKLALEQLKQGNLIFYADDLMDCGIDIREVSVYSGMCTEIFRQESGLYLGKVYCFVHLSVQEFLAALNVFISFSNTERSDVSRNSAMTDLLIKAVDKTLHSKNGHLDLFLRFLLGISLDSNQALLRGFITPSESSRSREEIVTYIKEKIRENPSPEESINLFHCLNELNDQSLVQEVQMYLNRKGFQRLTGVRFSPAQWSALVFLLLKSEEKLEEINLNNYERSEECFLRLLPVIQASRKAVLCWCRLTLTSCKELASALSSTSSNLRELDLSNNHVYDAGVNLLSKALKDPNCKLESLKLCGCNITEKSCGRLASAFNCSRLNRLNLSNSMLKDEGIEMLCGALDNPSCKLESLKLSCCNLTEQSCAFLASAFSSNHLCLRELNLSNNTLRDSGVKMFAVVYSKLEVLKLRACRLTKKSCSALNSFLNSASSGIRLLDLINNNLRDSVMEMISAVEMKPRSKLQTLRLPGCSLTQRSCLVLEILLSAKLTELDLGRNDLCDSGVKLLSDGLKNMSCKLKTLKLFNCEVTGKACAALVSALMLNPSHLRELNLGGNDLTKSALNLLLALVQDTFCALEKLDSGIQNA
- the LOC113651875 gene encoding NACHT, LRR and PYD domains-containing protein 12-like isoform X3 gives rise to the protein MILSSTKDLKKRVSAAGAYLKRDWSREQPINLPMEESSSHTQFPEPGCVSVKSDMSREQPVGFQKEDTIPRSSDKRGRTEVFSEKRLDIFKEVKLKVIDLMKEELTRFRRLLSLSHSAFSEREVKDETAQNSVQEAVLKITLHVLRNMKLYDHAATLQNKMIPVCQKNLKCTLRRKFQSINERLLKHGNSKLLTEIFTELYITEGDRGKINSEHEVRQIEDEAVRPGSKDIPIKCSDVFKPLPGPKASVRTVLTKGVAGIGKTISVQKFIVDWAEGNENNDIHFIFPLPFRELNFMKEKKLSLMDLLYHFFPETSDLHDYAAYKVLFIFDGLDETRLPLDFQNNEILRDGSKPALLDVLLTNLIKGNLIPSALLWITSRPAAAHQIPPDCVDRVTEVRGFSDGQKEEYFRKRIRSQGLANRIITYLRSTRSLYIMCHIPVFCWITATVLERMLTEAGSEDIPKSLTQMFIYFLIYQTKQWNQRYNENSEMDFHQTRDRIVALGKLALEQLKQGNLIFYADDLMDCGIDIREVSVYSGMCTEIFRQESGLYLGKVYCFVHLSVQEFLAALNVFISFSNTERSDVSRNSAMTDLLIKAVDKTLHSKNGHLDLFLRFLLGISLDSNQALLRGFITPSESSRSREEIVTYIKEKIRENPSPEESINLFHCLNELNDQSLVQEVQMYLNRKGFQRLTGVRFSPAQWSALVFLLLKSEEKLEEINLNNYERSEECFLRLLPVIQASRKAVLCWCRLTLTSCKELASALSSTSSNLRELDLSNNHVYDAGVNLLSKALKDPNCKLESLKLCGCNITEKSCGRLASAFNCSRLNRLNLSNSMLKDEGIEMLCGALDNPSCKLESLKLSCCNLTEQSCAFLASAFSSNHLCLRELNLSNNTLRDSGVKMFAVVYSKLEVLKLRACRLTKKSCSALNSFLNSASSGIRLLDLINNNLRDSVMEMISAVEMKPRSKLQTLRLPGCSLTQRSCLVLEILLSAKLTELDLGRNDLCDSGVKLLSDGLKNMSCKLKTLKLFNCEVTGKACAALVSALMLNPSHLRELNLGGNDLTKSALNLLLALVQDTFCALEKLDSGIQNA
- the LOC113651875 gene encoding NACHT, LRR and PYD domains-containing protein 12-like isoform X2; its protein translation is MILSSTKDLKKRVSAAGAYLKRDWSREQPINLPMEESSSHTQFPEPGCVSVKSDMSREQPVGFQKEDTIPRSRSQEPSCVSMKSNRSIEQPVPVQNEDSFTWSSDKRGRTEVFSEKRLDIFKEVKLKVIDLMKEELTRFRRLLSLSHSAFSEREVKDETAQNSVQEAVLKITLHVLRNMKLYDHAATLQNKMIPVCQKNLKCTLRRKFQSINERLLKHGNSKLLTEIFTELYITEGDRGKINSEHEVRQIEDEAVRPGSKDIPIKCSDVFKPLPGPKASVRTVLTKGVAGIGKTISVQKFIVDWAEGNENNDIHFIFPLPFRELNFMKEKKLSLMDLLYHFFPETSDLHDYAAYKVLFIFDGLDETRLPLDFQNNEILRDGSKPALLDVLLTNLIKGNLIPSALLWITSRPAAAHQIPPDCVDRVTEVRGFSDGQKEEYFRKRIRSQGLANRIITYLRSTRSLYIMCHIPVFCWITATVLERMLTEAGSEDIPKSLTQMFIYFLIYQTKQWNQRYNENSEMDFHQTRDRIVALGKLALEQLKQGNLIFYADDLMDCGIDIREVSVYSGMCTEIFRQESGLYLGKVYCFVHLSVQEFLAALNVFISFSNTERSDVSRNSAMTDLLIKAVDKTLHSKNGHLDLFLRFLLGISLDSNQALLRGFITPSESSRSREEIVTYIKEKIRENPSPEESINLFHCLNELNDQSLVQEVQMYLNRKGFQRLTGVRFSPAQWSALVFLLLKSEEKLEEINLNNYESLCWCRLTLTSCKELASALSSTSSNLRELDLSNNHVYDAGVNLLSKALKDPNCKLESLKLCGCNITEKSCGRLASAFNCSRLNRLNLSNSMLKDEGIEMLCGALDNPSCKLESLKLSCCNLTEQSCAFLASAFSSNHLCLRELNLSNNTLRDSGVKMFAVVYSKLEVLKLRACRLTKKSCSALNSFLNSASSGIRLLDLINNNLRDSVMEMISAVEMKPRSKLQTLRLPGCSLTQRSCLVLEILLSAKLTELDLGRNDLCDSGVKLLSDGLKNMSCKLKTLKLFNCEVTGKACAALVSALMLNPSHLRELNLGGNDLTKSALNLLLALVQDTFCALEKLDSGIQNA